The following nucleotide sequence is from Holophagales bacterium.
TGGACCTGTACCGCTCCTGACGGAGCGGTGGCGAAGAACGGAGACGCACATGACGGGACGCCCCACGCGAGACGAGGCCGCGGCCTACTACTTCACCTACATCGACCGGGTTCCGGGCGACGACGCCGTCGGCGTCATGGAGGCTCAGCTCGAGGAGACGACGCTTTTCCGTGGGATATCTGAGGAGGCCTCCCTCCGCCGTTACGCGCCGGGCAAGTGGAGCATCCGCGAGGTGCTGAGCCACATCAACGACACCGAGCGCGTCTTCCTCTTTCGCGCCTTCTGGTTCGCACGCGGCTTCGACACGCCGCTGCCGAGCTTCGATCAGGACGTCGCCATAGGCTCGGCCCACGCCGACGACGTGCCGTGGGCGCGTCACGTCGAAGAGTTTCGGACCATCCGGCAGGCGAGCCTCTCGCTCTTCCGGAACCTCCCGGCCGAAGCCTGGGCGAAAGCCGGCATCGCCAGCGGAAACTCCTTCACCGTGAGGGCGCTGGCGTACGTCCTGGCGGGGCACGTCGTCCACCACGTCGCGATCCTGAGAGAGCGGTATCTCGGGGCCCCGGGGGCGTAGTCGCTCGCACCGCAAGGTCAGCCCCGCGCCGGACACTCACGAGCGAGCCGATGAGATGCGCCTTCGGAAACGGCCTGG
It contains:
- a CDS encoding DinB family protein; the protein is MTGRPTRDEAAAYYFTYIDRVPGDDAVGVMEAQLEETTLFRGISEEASLRRYAPGKWSIREVLSHINDTERVFLFRAFWFARGFDTPLPSFDQDVAIGSAHADDVPWARHVEEFRTIRQASLSLFRNLPAEAWAKAGIASGNSFTVRALAYVLAGHVVHHVAILRERYLGAPGA